Proteins encoded in a region of the Mucilaginibacter sabulilitoris genome:
- a CDS encoding acyltransferase, with protein MARIYSWIITCFKFYLNGVKFHADFIGFGIPILDINMQGSFTIGKRFRFNSGKYHAMGGRQQQCYFVAAKGGQLIIGDNVGVTSIALICHNKISIGNNVKIGINTVIYDTDFHSLDARMRNSYPERLDGVKSKPVIIHDGAFIGGHTTILKGVTIGKNAIVGAGSVVFESIPDEQVWAGNPARYIRDNYVYETA; from the coding sequence ATGGCTCGTATATATTCATGGATCATCACTTGTTTTAAATTTTATTTAAACGGGGTGAAATTCCATGCCGATTTTATAGGCTTTGGCATTCCTATACTGGATATTAATATGCAGGGGAGTTTTACAATAGGTAAAAGATTTAGGTTCAACAGCGGTAAATATCACGCTATGGGCGGCAGGCAACAGCAATGCTATTTTGTAGCAGCCAAAGGCGGCCAGCTAATTATAGGCGATAATGTGGGTGTTACCTCCATAGCCCTAATATGCCATAATAAAATCAGCATTGGTAATAATGTCAAGATCGGTATCAACACGGTTATCTATGATACTGATTTTCATTCGCTTGATGCCCGGATGCGAAACAGCTATCCCGAAAGACTGGATGGGGTAAAATCAAAACCGGTTATTATACATGATGGGGCTTTTATAGGGGGGCACACCACTATTTTGAAAGGGGTAACCATAGGCAAAAACGCTATAGTTGGAGCAGGTTCGGTTGTTTTTGAAAGTATCCCTGACGAACAGGTTTGGGCTGGCAATCCGGCCAGGTATATACGTGATAATTATGTTTATGAAACAGCTTAA